A region from the Lentimonas sp. CC4 genome encodes:
- a CDS encoding reverse transcriptase domain-containing protein, translated as MYTCTPSLMIGIVKDIQSHLQGKSLMVRYADDFVMGFANKGEAESILEALKERFAAYGLQNHPEKTRLVQRKTSAKRFRCSLKSIKEWGWKHRHLSLKEQQEQINRKLSGHRLLWDNREHPKPKAFA; from the coding sequence ATGTATACCTGCACACCGTCCTTGATGATTGGTATCGTCAAAGACATCCAGTCGCACCTGCAAGGCAAGTCCTTGATGGTGCGCTACGCCGATGACTTCGTTATGGGATTTGCTAATAAGGGCGAGGCCGAATCAATACTGGAGGCATTGAAGGAACGCTTCGCCGCCTACGGGTTGCAGAACCATCCAGAGAAGACGCGACTGGTGCAGCGGAAGACCTCCGCTAAACGCTTCCGCTGCTCTCTGAAATCAATCAAAGAGTGGGGCTGGAAGCATCGCCATCTGTCCTTGAAAGAGCAACAGGAACAGATCAACCGGAAACTTAGTGGCCATAGGCTACTATGGGATAACAGGGAACATCCGAAGCCTAAAGCGTTTGCGTAA
- a CDS encoding DUF1573 domain-containing protein encodes MNKFLSRLSALTLLLIAAFAIALLLKNRSAMQPGSALSDSPENAVATTSHAQADPIEAHEASPQGHAHTHNHAPTAAPQPTTSASAKQAKALSATLQGKSSRKISVATFDTLKTGTVGDTVQLDIAGTLIHGTIAAVQRKDIFHKIGIRLDDEAGTALVNITDGTQLKAQISLTGQTSVFTLNGDIEHDSATFEKKAVSDVYCAPKGATLTQALGLESINAPVYTPSVPAPEDGEIPILNSKPGSEYVIYLDLDGETVTDPNWTDRNFFNTIYATPMANSTNASWVTAVFRRVCEDYVIFDVNVTTDYDVFIAADVKKRVQCVFTSTNFEGAGTGGIAYVDSFGTDVVCWVFWEDEYFSAYAASHEVGHTLGLSHDGDSNSSYYGGHGDGETSWAPLMGNGFYDVSDPFERPNVTQWSNGDYDDADNQEDDLAIITTTTPRTNNSTEKNGLNYRADDYGDRTILSETLNVPNGAISHYGIVEQTDDQDWFKFLTEGGSIQIDADVVNIMSTEGTDGSNTYGSNLAVELTLYDSTGTQIDQSSPDDILGASLTTNLPSELALYYISIDGAGRKTSSDGFSDYGSLGEYLVSGNITPANITISDNNGQLIGPDAVASPTNGTAFGFVNESTTHQFQITNTGSTPISTTSITSNTNNFTASSFAPATLAPGESQSFNITFDTSSYGLYYGIITVNYDDGTPQTYPISVSATRTSIGGDDNYERNDTFFEPYNLSSTPGTNLQFLLGYGYQRNNDWFQIAIPAGSNQIKAQCDFLNSEGNIDLLLYDQTGRLLQTESSTDDNETLEYLVSHSNGGTFYLLVKSADSNDAETNNIYDLTWDYETVVIIPPAAEDPYEENDDFNNAKNMTTEPSLSGWWGLGTQLDNDWFKFTTPGNDNRLDISCTFDNDAGNIDIILYDDRGYPIISSTGSNDVEQIIIPISTPGSVYYVLVKSGEETATGNTYDLEWSTSYTNSIDDFYEENDTRETATSAISTPDTPISETPTGKGIQYDDDWFVFSPENGTIVMLIYVDFPDAVGNIQIAAYDYRGILTSTGTATADGAFVNIEVHGGSTFYLEVTGSNIGDTYDLYYENLTEDKYEPNNSAASATDLTEYNRIPLSRIEGSGIQNENDWYKYTVPEGSYALTVEANFIHAEGDLDMALTTPDGTVYVSAGVVDEEYIFIFPDTLEETIEGGDYFLRLYGWAGNHNSAYDLSFTVLEPPALPDPAPEDNYESNNTFEDPSTALSSASQRGVLLSNVNGFGTQLNADWYRISVPSGQNMVTVQCDFIHYADGNIDMAIYTGNGNPVATATSSSSNETITFLAAASGGTYLIQITGENAGVNYDLSWTSTSPPAEDAYEPNSFVKPTNINSLEGQWLSTRSGNAIQYNADWYTFSTTGKNLLIIDCQFSHSDDNDLRMVLYRNGYEVDSIDSDSGLETLFYFDDDGGDATYKLLIDGPGNGTSYDLYWNAYSLNTTTPVEDNYEDNDDYFEARSLSSHEGTWLSAINGYGVKIDDDNDWYRIDIPAGKSLVTINTAYVNYDYIVYLRDKDGRILYNWDGGSTGQVTPNSDGDTFYLNITTYFNGAKYDIRWNATTASITALDADSDNLSDAWEQANGLSIESINTDENLDADRYPNWAEYTLNLDPNVFSSNIVRQFQDEDYIYIQFTQRQDAIADGYSVTVKESATLSFSSHEAVHVSTVPSPDSDQLQIVTYRCSNKLSDTPACFFMLEVNKPE; translated from the coding sequence ATGAACAAGTTCCTCAGCCGTCTATCGGCACTCACTTTACTCTTAATCGCAGCGTTTGCGATCGCATTACTCCTTAAGAATCGATCGGCAATGCAGCCTGGCTCTGCCCTCAGCGACTCGCCCGAGAATGCAGTTGCCACGACAAGCCATGCGCAGGCAGATCCGATTGAGGCACACGAAGCCTCGCCACAGGGCCACGCACACACACACAACCATGCCCCCACAGCAGCTCCGCAGCCGACAACGAGCGCCAGCGCCAAACAGGCAAAAGCACTCAGCGCCACACTACAAGGCAAGTCGTCAAGAAAGATATCGGTCGCAACATTCGACACCCTAAAAACAGGCACAGTAGGAGATACCGTTCAACTAGACATCGCAGGCACTCTAATCCACGGCACAATTGCAGCAGTTCAGCGCAAGGATATCTTTCATAAAATCGGCATTCGACTCGATGATGAAGCAGGCACCGCCCTTGTAAACATCACCGATGGCACGCAACTCAAAGCACAAATTTCCCTAACGGGCCAAACCAGCGTATTCACCCTAAATGGAGACATTGAACATGATAGTGCGACCTTTGAGAAGAAAGCAGTCTCAGATGTCTACTGCGCACCGAAAGGCGCCACGCTGACCCAAGCACTGGGGCTCGAGAGCATCAACGCACCAGTCTATACACCATCAGTCCCAGCACCCGAAGATGGCGAAATTCCGATCTTAAATAGCAAACCAGGATCAGAATATGTGATCTACCTCGATCTCGACGGCGAAACCGTAACGGACCCCAATTGGACTGATCGAAATTTTTTCAACACGATCTATGCAACGCCAATGGCGAATAGCACCAACGCATCATGGGTCACCGCCGTCTTCCGTCGCGTCTGCGAGGACTACGTAATATTCGATGTGAATGTCACCACAGACTACGACGTATTTATAGCTGCCGACGTAAAGAAGCGCGTGCAATGCGTATTTACCTCGACCAACTTTGAAGGAGCCGGAACCGGCGGCATCGCTTATGTCGACTCCTTCGGCACCGACGTCGTATGCTGGGTATTCTGGGAGGATGAATACTTTTCTGCATACGCAGCGTCCCATGAAGTCGGGCACACCCTCGGACTCAGTCACGACGGCGACTCAAACTCAAGCTACTACGGCGGACATGGCGACGGTGAAACCAGCTGGGCCCCACTCATGGGCAATGGCTTCTATGACGTATCCGACCCATTTGAACGCCCCAATGTCACACAGTGGAGCAATGGCGACTACGACGATGCCGACAACCAAGAAGACGACCTGGCCATCATCACCACCACCACTCCCAGAACAAATAACAGCACTGAGAAAAACGGCCTCAACTACCGCGCGGACGACTACGGCGACCGCACGATCCTATCCGAAACTTTAAACGTGCCCAACGGTGCGATTTCCCATTACGGTATTGTCGAACAAACAGACGATCAGGACTGGTTTAAATTCTTGACCGAAGGCGGCTCGATACAGATCGACGCCGATGTAGTAAACATCATGTCAACGGAAGGCACTGACGGCTCGAACACTTATGGCTCAAACCTAGCAGTCGAACTGACACTATACGATTCAACTGGCACACAGATAGACCAATCCTCTCCTGACGACATTCTGGGAGCCAGCCTAACAACCAATCTCCCGAGCGAATTAGCACTTTACTATATCAGTATCGACGGCGCAGGTCGTAAAACGTCCAGCGATGGTTTTTCAGACTACGGTAGCCTAGGGGAATACCTCGTCTCAGGAAATATCACCCCCGCGAATATCACTATTTCCGACAACAATGGTCAGCTCATCGGCCCTGACGCTGTAGCAAGCCCAACCAATGGCACCGCATTTGGCTTTGTGAACGAATCAACAACACACCAATTCCAAATCACCAATACCGGCAGCACCCCGATCTCCACCACAAGTATCACCAGCAATACAAACAATTTCACTGCTAGTTCCTTCGCGCCTGCCACACTAGCCCCGGGAGAGTCGCAATCTTTCAACATCACCTTCGATACATCCAGCTATGGCCTTTACTACGGAATAATCACCGTCAACTACGACGACGGAACACCACAGACATATCCGATCAGCGTCAGCGCAACGAGAACCAGCATTGGTGGCGATGATAATTACGAACGTAACGACACCTTCTTCGAGCCCTACAACTTATCGAGCACACCTGGCACGAATCTCCAGTTCCTGCTCGGATACGGCTACCAAAGAAACAACGATTGGTTCCAAATCGCAATTCCTGCAGGCTCCAATCAAATCAAAGCTCAATGCGATTTCCTCAACTCAGAAGGCAACATTGACCTACTACTCTACGACCAAACCGGACGACTACTACAAACGGAAAGCAGCACCGATGACAATGAAACCCTAGAGTATCTAGTCTCACATAGCAATGGAGGCACATTCTATCTGCTGGTAAAATCCGCAGATAGTAACGACGCCGAAACAAATAACATCTATGATTTGACCTGGGACTATGAGACCGTCGTCATCATACCTCCAGCCGCAGAAGACCCCTACGAAGAAAACGACGACTTCAACAACGCCAAAAACATGACCACCGAGCCTTCCCTCTCAGGGTGGTGGGGCCTTGGCACACAACTCGATAACGACTGGTTCAAATTCACCACACCGGGGAACGACAACCGCCTAGATATCTCCTGCACATTCGATAATGATGCAGGCAACATCGACATCATCCTCTACGATGATCGCGGCTATCCGATCATTTCTTCAACTGGCAGTAACGACGTTGAGCAAATCATCATCCCAATTTCGACACCAGGCTCCGTATACTATGTCCTTGTAAAAAGCGGCGAAGAAACCGCAACGGGCAATACCTATGACTTAGAGTGGTCCACCTCGTATACCAATTCCATCGACGATTTCTACGAAGAAAACGATACCCGCGAGACCGCAACTTCCGCAATCAGCACACCTGACACACCCATCTCCGAAACACCAACAGGTAAAGGCATCCAGTATGACGACGACTGGTTCGTGTTCAGCCCTGAAAATGGCACGATCGTCATGCTGATCTATGTCGATTTCCCCGACGCCGTCGGTAATATTCAAATCGCAGCATATGATTACAGAGGAATACTCACATCAACAGGAACTGCCACAGCAGATGGAGCGTTCGTCAACATTGAGGTGCACGGGGGATCAACCTTCTACTTAGAAGTGACTGGCAGTAATATCGGGGATACCTACGACCTTTACTACGAGAACCTAACCGAAGATAAATATGAGCCCAACAACAGTGCAGCCAGCGCAACCGACCTGACTGAATACAACCGCATTCCCCTATCAAGAATCGAAGGATCTGGCATACAAAACGAAAATGATTGGTATAAATATACCGTCCCTGAAGGTTCCTATGCACTAACAGTCGAAGCGAACTTCATCCATGCAGAGGGCGACCTCGACATGGCTCTAACCACCCCAGACGGAACGGTCTACGTCTCTGCTGGCGTGGTCGATGAGGAATACATCTTCATCTTCCCGGACACACTTGAGGAAACCATCGAAGGAGGCGATTACTTCCTTCGCCTGTATGGTTGGGCGGGCAACCATAACAGTGCCTACGATCTGAGCTTCACGGTCCTCGAACCACCCGCCCTTCCAGATCCTGCTCCAGAAGACAACTACGAGAGCAACAATACATTTGAAGATCCATCCACAGCCCTATCCTCTGCCAGCCAACGCGGAGTCCTCCTCTCTAATGTCAATGGATTCGGCACGCAACTAAATGCTGATTGGTATCGGATCTCAGTGCCTTCTGGGCAAAATATGGTAACCGTGCAATGCGACTTCATCCATTACGCCGATGGTAATATCGATATGGCGATCTACACAGGCAATGGCAATCCAGTCGCAACTGCTACCAGTAGCAGCAGCAATGAGACAATCACCTTTCTCGCGGCAGCATCAGGAGGCACTTACCTAATACAAATCACTGGTGAAAACGCGGGCGTCAACTACGACCTTAGCTGGACCAGCACCAGCCCTCCCGCGGAAGATGCTTACGAGCCTAATAGCTTCGTAAAACCCACCAATATTAACTCATTGGAAGGCCAATGGCTCTCCACGCGCAGCGGCAACGCAATACAGTATAACGCAGACTGGTATACCTTCAGCACAACTGGAAAAAACCTCCTTATAATCGATTGCCAATTTTCCCATTCCGATGACAACGACCTTCGTATGGTGCTCTATCGCAATGGATATGAAGTCGACTCAATAGATAGCGACAGTGGTTTAGAAACCCTCTTTTACTTCGACGACGACGGTGGCGACGCCACCTATAAATTGCTGATTGACGGGCCAGGCAATGGCACCAGTTACGATTTATATTGGAACGCCTACTCACTTAACACTACGACTCCCGTCGAAGACAATTATGAAGATAACGACGACTACTTTGAGGCCCGTAGCCTCTCTAGTCATGAAGGCACGTGGCTCAGCGCTATCAATGGCTATGGTGTTAAAATCGATGACGACAACGACTGGTATCGCATCGATATCCCAGCCGGAAAGAGCTTAGTCACCATCAATACTGCGTATGTCAATTACGACTATATCGTGTATCTTCGCGACAAAGACGGCCGCATTCTGTATAACTGGGATGGAGGCAGCACTGGACAAGTCACCCCAAACTCTGATGGCGACACCTTCTACCTAAACATTACCACCTACTTCAACGGTGCTAAATATGACATCAGGTGGAATGCAACCACAGCGAGCATCACCGCGCTAGATGCCGATTCTGACAACTTGTCAGATGCCTGGGAGCAAGCAAATGGCCTGAGCATCGAGAGCATCAATACCGATGAGAATCTCGATGCCGACCGCTACCCGAATTGGGCAGAATATACGCTCAACCTCGATCCAAACGTCTTTAGCAGTAACATTGTGCGGCAATTCCAGGACGAGGATTACATCTACATTCAGTTCACACAACGTCAGGATGCCATCGCCGACGGATACAGTGTTACAGTTAAAGAGAGCGCGACACTGAGTTTCTCAAGTCACGAAGCCGTGCATGTATCCACGGTGCCATCACCTGACAGCGATCAACTACAGATCGTCACATATCGTTGTTCAAATAAACTATCTGATACTCCGGCATGCTTCTTCATGCTTGAGGTCAACAAACCTGAGTGA
- a CDS encoding type II secretory pathway, component PulD, with amino-acid sequence MKKYLAARKRMSAILMAGALGTFTFVAPQMADAQNASEKVQLMAETLRARDSGNLGLAKEKAEELIKIAPEDENVQRLLASINQDLDREVSGDAVYGQAGDASVDVIMQAPSASAADSIVAAAAADQDMKIAAAETAIEEANKLAELGAYTDAAGLLAAANASLTLNTSTADVLADIQEAQAEIVLTEARALAAAGDAKGAEALLEEYRAAGGQSKDANELAADLNRQISNPYDLAIQDISPDYVAQTKVIRDLLTRGRAQYLNGDYDGASSTFKEVEARDANNAEAKLFQTRIAEILGDIHAQNQYKTREQMLTEVDQSWERPKVFDVTGGGPVQPKEDTGILQKMKGIVIPQVNFSGMELTRVIDTLSELSVEYDPEGVGVNIVPLFDANESNPRVNISLRNLNLDRILEFVTQQVNFAYNVGGDAVTVAKSDANDGVSNSITEFFPISRATVIRLTGFRDGGGSSGGGPVDPFAAPSASSSSAPSQNDEVVALQSFFQSAGVNFDIPGASLAFDGEQLIVTQTSRNLERMRVILRNYNEVKQVEIESKFLEVQQGDLEELGFDWTIGDSAQFILDSNGAPVLDQYGNPTYDNARQFSTQNRNLSSAFTTGVSASAVRVNGEIEAVNAAPNLTSVIDLANTATSVFTSTGWTVAGADVDLAINALSRKTGSDLMSAPKVTVLSGKRATITVAQELRYPESYGDIESTVSSGSNNSTTGSGGGGISITAGTPQDFVTRNVGVEMTVTPNVENDDTISLILEPRVTEFEGFVEYGGPSVAIQGDLTVTVPAGFYQPIFSTREITTEVTVFDGATVVMGGLTRDEVKTVNDKVPVLGDIPGIGRLFRSEGESRQKRNLLIFVTANLVSPGGSPSRQNYRNVNANSLFQNPTIMTPSGTVNRSIETVAE; translated from the coding sequence ATGAAAAAATACCTCGCAGCACGAAAGCGCATGTCCGCCATCTTGATGGCTGGTGCGCTTGGAACTTTTACTTTCGTCGCGCCGCAAATGGCCGATGCACAAAACGCTTCGGAGAAGGTTCAGCTGATGGCTGAGACACTCCGTGCTCGCGACTCCGGAAATCTGGGGCTCGCCAAAGAAAAAGCAGAGGAGCTGATTAAAATCGCCCCTGAGGATGAGAATGTTCAGCGCCTACTTGCTTCAATCAATCAGGATTTAGATCGCGAAGTAAGTGGTGATGCTGTTTACGGCCAAGCGGGTGATGCGTCGGTTGATGTCATCATGCAGGCTCCTAGCGCTTCTGCTGCAGATTCTATTGTTGCAGCAGCAGCAGCAGACCAAGATATGAAGATCGCGGCGGCTGAAACTGCAATTGAAGAAGCAAACAAGCTTGCAGAACTCGGTGCATATACCGATGCCGCAGGGCTCCTTGCGGCTGCGAATGCAAGTCTCACTCTCAATACTTCTACTGCTGACGTCTTAGCGGACATCCAAGAAGCGCAAGCGGAAATCGTTTTAACTGAAGCGCGTGCGTTGGCCGCTGCTGGTGATGCAAAAGGTGCTGAGGCACTGCTTGAAGAGTATCGCGCAGCAGGTGGTCAATCCAAAGATGCGAATGAATTGGCGGCTGATCTCAATCGACAAATCTCCAATCCATACGACCTAGCAATTCAAGATATTAGTCCAGACTATGTCGCGCAAACTAAGGTAATTCGCGATCTCCTTACACGTGGGCGTGCGCAGTATTTGAATGGTGACTACGATGGCGCTTCTTCCACATTCAAAGAAGTCGAAGCCCGTGATGCAAACAACGCAGAAGCGAAGCTCTTTCAAACTCGTATTGCTGAAATTCTCGGCGATATCCACGCTCAAAACCAATACAAGACTCGTGAGCAAATGCTGACTGAGGTCGATCAAAGCTGGGAGCGTCCTAAAGTCTTTGATGTCACTGGCGGTGGCCCAGTTCAGCCAAAAGAAGATACTGGCATCTTGCAAAAGATGAAGGGTATCGTGATTCCTCAGGTAAACTTCTCCGGTATGGAGCTGACTCGTGTGATCGACACACTGTCCGAGCTTTCGGTTGAGTATGATCCAGAAGGCGTCGGTGTGAACATCGTGCCACTCTTTGATGCGAATGAAAGCAATCCACGCGTGAACATTAGCCTGCGTAACTTGAACTTGGATCGTATCCTTGAGTTCGTCACGCAACAGGTGAACTTCGCCTACAACGTCGGTGGTGATGCGGTTACCGTAGCGAAGAGCGATGCCAATGATGGTGTCTCTAATAGCATCACGGAATTCTTCCCAATCTCCCGTGCAACTGTCATCCGCTTGACTGGCTTCCGTGATGGTGGTGGTTCGAGTGGTGGCGGCCCCGTTGATCCATTTGCTGCGCCGTCTGCTTCGAGCTCAAGCGCTCCGTCGCAAAACGACGAAGTCGTCGCGCTTCAAAGCTTCTTCCAGAGCGCGGGTGTGAACTTCGATATTCCAGGTGCAAGCCTCGCATTTGATGGTGAGCAACTCATCGTCACGCAAACCAGCCGTAATCTTGAGCGCATGCGCGTGATCCTTCGTAACTATAACGAAGTGAAGCAAGTTGAAATCGAATCGAAGTTCCTCGAAGTCCAACAGGGTGATCTCGAAGAACTCGGCTTCGACTGGACCATTGGTGATAGTGCACAATTCATCTTGGATTCAAATGGTGCACCGGTATTGGATCAATATGGCAATCCTACCTATGATAATGCGCGTCAGTTCAGCACTCAGAATCGTAACCTGAGCTCTGCCTTCACAACCGGCGTCAGTGCATCTGCAGTGCGTGTGAATGGCGAGATCGAAGCAGTCAATGCGGCTCCGAATCTGACTTCTGTGATTGATCTGGCGAACACTGCCACTAGCGTCTTTACCTCTACGGGATGGACTGTTGCGGGTGCAGACGTCGATCTAGCGATCAACGCCCTCTCACGTAAGACAGGCAGTGATTTGATGAGTGCTCCGAAAGTCACCGTGCTTTCCGGTAAGCGTGCGACAATCACCGTTGCTCAAGAACTTCGTTACCCTGAAAGCTATGGCGACATCGAGTCGACTGTTTCTTCCGGTAGCAATAACTCCACGACTGGTAGCGGCGGTGGAGGTATCTCTATCACAGCCGGCACTCCGCAAGACTTCGTCACTCGTAATGTTGGTGTTGAAATGACAGTGACTCCAAATGTTGAGAACGATGACACTATCAGCCTCATTCTTGAGCCACGTGTCACTGAGTTCGAAGGATTCGTTGAATATGGTGGCCCGAGCGTTGCGATTCAAGGTGACTTGACTGTGACGGTTCCTGCTGGTTTCTATCAGCCGATTTTCTCTACTCGTGAGATTACAACTGAAGTCACTGTGTTTGATGGTGCGACAGTTGTGATGGGTGGTTTGACTCGTGATGAAGTGAAGACTGTGAATGATAAGGTTCCAGTTCTTGGTGATATCCCAGGCATCGGTCGCCTCTTCCGTTCGGAAGGTGAGTCCCGTCAGAAGCGCAATCTGTTGATCTTCGTCACTGCGAATCTCGTCAGCCCTGGTGGTTCTCCATCACGTCAGAACTATCGTAATGTGAACGCGAACTCACTGTTCCAGAATCCAACGATCATGACGCCGAGTGGCACTGTGAATCGTTCGATCGAAACCGTGGCAGAGTAA